One segment of Haloplanus natans DSM 17983 DNA contains the following:
- the xseB gene encoding exodeoxyribonuclease VII small subunit codes for MTDDIDAKIDRLETIIEQLEQGEVSLDRATALHTEGREILAELDAEVALDEDTVDEVTEQS; via the coding sequence ATGACCGACGACATCGACGCCAAGATCGACCGCCTCGAAACGATCATCGAGCAACTGGAACAGGGGGAGGTCTCCCTCGACCGCGCCACCGCCCTGCACACCGAGGGCCGTGAGATCCTCGCCGAACTCGACGCGGAGGTAGCACTCGACGAGGACACGGTGGACGAGGTGACCGAGCAGTCCTGA
- a CDS encoding AbrB/MazE/SpoVT family DNA-binding domain-containing protein has translation MPITEDAAITSTGQVTIPKRIRDRLGLDAGTGIEFILDDNGTVHVRPKEPARERLRAIRTQLASHDVDLEATRRESKAAWESRYDGDAP, from the coding sequence ATGCCGATCACTGAAGACGCGGCGATCACGAGTACGGGGCAGGTGACGATTCCGAAGCGGATTCGCGACCGACTCGGTCTCGACGCTGGGACGGGGATCGAGTTTATTCTCGACGATAATGGAACTGTGCACGTCCGCCCAAAGGAACCGGCGAGGGAGCGCCTTCGAGCGATCAGGACGCAACTGGCGTCGCACGATGTCGACCTGGAGGCGACGCGCCGCGAGTCGAAGGCGGCGTGGGAGTCCCGGTACGACGGGGACGCCCCGTGA
- a CDS encoding type II toxin-antitoxin system HicB family antitoxin, with product MASSTRESDAHDGEIRLWQEDDWWIATDVDTGVTTQGESRTAALENLDDAVALYDGERGRPPTDEELRAAGIEPAENTTGTRDPPDVLD from the coding sequence ATGGCCAGTTCGACCAGGGAGAGTGACGCTCACGACGGTGAGATTCGTCTCTGGCAGGAGGACGACTGGTGGATCGCAACGGACGTGGACACGGGAGTCACGACGCAGGGCGAGTCCAGAACGGCCGCGCTGGAGAATCTGGACGACGCGGTGGCCTTGTACGACGGTGAGCGTGGCCGCCCGCCGACCGACGAGGAACTACGCGCCGCGGGCATCGAGCCTGCCGAGAACACCACGGGCACACGCGACCCGCCGGACGTTCTCGACTGA
- a CDS encoding type II toxin-antitoxin system HicA family toxin, which translates to MGRATFSGMEVVKVLVNTGGFEWRRTTGDHAQLYYAHPTNKDDRRQVTVPLHDEPRTGTLRDIAERAGANDFNAFCEWIDRNV; encoded by the coding sequence ATGGGGCGGGCTACGTTCTCTGGGATGGAGGTGGTGAAAGTACTAGTAAACACGGGTGGATTCGAGTGGCGACGAACGACTGGAGACCACGCACAACTGTACTACGCACACCCGACGAACAAAGATGACCGCCGACAGGTGACGGTCCCGCTGCACGACGAACCTCGTACCGGGACGCTCCGGGACATCGCCGAACGCGCCGGAGCGAACGATTTCAACGCGTTCTGTGAGTGGATCGACCGAAACGTCTGA